A genomic region of Aspergillus oryzae RIB40 DNA, chromosome 1 contains the following coding sequences:
- a CDS encoding oxygenase MpaB family protein (uncharacterized protein conserved in bacteria) yields the protein MKTKSDAYIDQEDDYSSVDVEKGYSMPEISDLAMLELQMVARESITFVGGPAAILLQIAHPLVGAGVADHSTFKTRAISRAEYTQMYIYCMIFGTTSEKAAMRAYVDKAHSRVGGQHNRQSYNAKDPELQVWVAATIYATMVNMYELIYGPLNSTRAERVYQAFSIMGTSLQVSPEMWPKNLTEFQLYWDDMVNKRLCVTPDARAVLHDIFHPAKGLPLWARPLAVIAMPFVKRLTIEQLPPRVRDQFFLKSTKSSRLISGLFITGMSGVYPFMPLFVRQFTKTYMMGQMRRRIKKRVLYIPPINLKEEPFIIQRSCNCPRESLQEYTELEYDIYFVEFRNGLHAIREYTVVPADYINHYIIDQSIRYGLFQVRLYIFTGHTRNPKILVSNGSNCRVERERHTATTALINGMMFCTSVVSVSPVKIGRIALTRPGIAEMTVPISFRKSVVRMPVRSSGKRLFSSLGTASSSELTASLPTTEIKLWTMAGTSLSTDPTLFRRSGVIRSLRTFSPGTIMSWWNNSMVSLRRGGTVSTSPPTSPRNSCVNSVDMTFSIGPRSSVPKMGTKLCSSGGIAARTEPTSVTNCLVTSPVRAFSSARIMSTFKIGSIPLMISGSPAIRFSTASLPMMGMISPTTGMTALTREVKSLMNSGVMMAASRFSIAEMRSLLKIGTRSCTNGGIRLAILLISLMNSGVTISVTICTSDLMISPCSNGSTSCMIDGTAASTDSMAEMKSGVRILGMSSSMGGSRGRRALTIRSSSEGISGSSVLIIPGTLERSDWTADINSGVRTCCRTSSSVGRRGNSVFTNPGTALRTDSMTCRSSGVRTFVTRLTKSGRSGSRLLISPGTASRIDPSALMSSGVRILVIRFTRSGTSGSTLFISPGTASRTDSSALMSSGVRIFLINSSTFGRRGNRLFSSPGTASRSDSRVCRSSGVRTFWIKFTKSGTRGNRLLISPGTASRTDSSALISSGSSIFGTSGNRLFSSPGTASSSDSRVCRSSGVRTFFIRLTKSGTSGNTLFIRSGTALSTDSSAFMSSGVRTFSSNSSIFGTSGRTVSKRPGTAWINDLMSFTNSVVRTSLSRLTRGSRRGRSSWMMGGRALINDPI from the exons atgaaaacaaaaagtgACGCGTacattgaccaggaagatGATTACTCCTCCGTCGATGTGGAGAAGGGCTATTCCATGCCTGAAATCTCTGATCTGGCAATGCTGGAGCTCCAGATGGTCGCTCGGGAAAGCATCACTTTTGTCGGAGGCCCTGCGGCAATCCTGCTCCAAATTGCACACCCTTTGGTAGGAGCTGGCGTCGCAGATCATAGCACTTTCAAAACCCGCGCTATCAGTCGGGCGGAGTATACCCAGATGTACATCTACTGTATGATCTTTGGCACTACTTCTGAAAAGGCCGCCATGAGGGCATACGTCGATAAAGCCCACTCTCGTGTCGGGGGGCAACATAACAGACAATCATACAACGCCAAAGACCCTGAGCTCCAGGTGTGGGTGGCAGCCACGATCTATGCCACTATGGTCAATATGTACGAGTTGATCTATGGGCCGCTTAATTCGACGAGGGCCGAAAGAGTCTATCAGGCATTCTCAATCATGGGGACGTCGCTTCAAGTCTCACCCGAGATGTGGCCAAAGAACCTCACGGAGTTTCAGCTCTACTGGGACGATATGGTGAACAAGAGACTGTGTGTGACGCCGGATGCCCGGGCAGTTTTGCATGATATCTTTCACCCGGCCAAAGGTCTGCCACTGTGGGCCCGGCCACTGGCTGTTATAGCGATGCCATTTGTGAAACGCCTCACTATCGAACAGTTGCCTCCCCGAGTGCGTGATCAATTTTTCCTGAAGTCGACAAAGTCTTCTCGACTCATTTCTGGCCTCTTTATCACTGGAATGTCCGGTGTCTATCCCTTCATGCCACTGTTCGTACGACAGTTTACGAAGACCTACATGATGGGCCAGATGAGGAGGCGGATAAAGAAACGTG TTTTATATATTCCACCAAT TAACCTGAAGGAAG AGCCTTTCATTATACAGCGGTCGTGTAATTGTCCAAGGGAAAGCCTTCAGGAGTACACAGAATTGGAGTACGACATTTATTTTGTGGAGTTTCGCAACGGACTCCACGCGATTCGAGAATACACCGTGGTGCCCGCAGACTACATAAATCATTACATTATTGATCAGAGCATTAGATACGG ATTGTTTCAGGTGCGCTTATACATCTTCACAGGGCACACTCGGA ATCCCAAAATATTggtcagcaatggcagcaaCTGCAGGGTAGAG AGGGAAAGACATACAGCTACAACTGCCTTGATCAACGGGATGATGTTTTGCACCAGTGTCGTTAGTGTGTCTCCAGTGAAAATCGGTAGGATAGCATTGACAAGACCCGGTATTGCAGAGATGACTGTGCCGATATCATTCAGGAAGTCGGTTGTCAGAATGCCAGTCAGATC CAGTGGCAAAAGACTGTTCAGCAGCTTAGGCACTGCGTCTAGCAGCGAGCTCACTGCGTCACTGCCGACCACTGAAATCAAGCTCTGGACAATGGCCGGAACTTCATTGAGTACAGACCCAACGTTGTTCAGAAGATCGGGCGTAATCAGATCCTTGAGAACATTTTCTCCTGGAACGATAATGTCTTGGTGGAATAACAGCATGGTGTCGTTGAGAAGAGGCGGCACGGTATCAACCAGCCCTCCAACGTCTCCCAGGAATTCCTGTGTCAACAGCGTGGATATGACGTTCTCTATAGGTCCAAGAAGCTCTGTGCCAAAAATGGGGACCAAGCTGTGCAGCAGTGGTGGTATCGCTGCCAGGACGGAGCCAACATCAGTAACGAATTGCTTAGTGACAAGTCCAGTGAGAGCCTTTTCAAGCGCCAGGATAATGTCCACATTCAAGATTGGCAGTATAccgttgatgatatctggCAGTCCTGCAATCAGGTTTTCCACGGCATCACTTCCGATGATGGGAATGATATCTCCCACCACAGGGATGACTGCGTTAACCAGAGAGGTCAAATCCTTGATGAACTCTGGGGTTATGATGGCCGCCAGCAGATTCTCGATCGCCGAGATGAGATCTTTGTTGAAGATTGGAACAAGGTCGTGCACCAACGGCGGGATCAGACTTGCAATACTGCTGATATCACTGATGAACTCAGGAGTGACGATATCGGTTACGATCTGCACCAGTGatttgatgatatcaccCTGTAGCAATGGCAGCACATCCTGTATGATTGACGGGACAGCGGCGAGTACTGACTCAATGGCGGAAATGAAGTCAGGAGTCAGGATCTTGGGAATGAGCTCCTCAATGGGCGGAAGCAGGGGTAGAAGGGC GTTGACGATCAGGTCTTCAAGCGAGGGTATCAGTGGCAGTAGCGTGTTGATCATACCAGGGACCTTAGAGAGGAGCGATTGGACGGCTGATATTAACTCCGGAGTCAGAACCTGTTGCAGGACGTCCTCTAGCGTAGGCAGGAGAGGCAATAGCGTATTCACCAATCCCGGCACTGCGTTAAGAACCGACTCGATGACCTGTAGGAGCTCCGGTGTGAGAACCTTCGTGACCAGGTTGACCAAGTCCGGTAGGAGCGGTAGCAGACTATTGATCAGTCCTGGTACGGCATCGAGGATTGATCCAAGCGCACTTATGAGCTCCGGTGTGAGAATCTTAGTGATTAGATTCACTAGGTCTGGCACAAGCGGTAGCACGCTATTTATCAGTCCTGGCACTGCATCGAGGACGGATTCGAGCGCACTGATGAGCTCAGGTGTTAGAATCTTCTTAATCAATTCCTCAACCTTTGGCAGGAGGGGTAACAGGCTATTCAGCAGCCCTGGCACGGCGTCAAGAAGCGATTCAAGGGTCTGCAGGAGCTCCGGTGTTAGAACTTTCTGGATCAAGTTCACCAAGTCCGGCACCAGAGGTAACAGGCTATTGATCAGTCCTGGTACGGCATCGAGGACTGATTCGAGCGCACTTATAAGCTCTGGC TCTTCAATCTTCGGCACGAGCGGTAACAGACTGTTTAGCAGCCCTGGCACAGCATCAAGCAGCGATTCAAGGGTCTGCAGGAGCTCCGGTGTCAGAACCTTCTTTATTAGGTTGACCAAGTCCGGCACCAGCGGTAACACGCTGTTTATCAGATCTGGTACAGCGTTGAGCACCGATTCGAGTGCATTTATGAGCTCTGGTGTTAGAACCTTCTCAAGTAACTCCTCAATCTTTGGCACGAGCGGCAGAACCGTGTCCAAAAGACCTGGCACTGCCTGGATTAATGATTTGATGTCATTCACAAACTCTGTCGTCAGGACTTCCTTGAGCAGATTGACGAGAGGGTCCAGGAGAGGCAGAAGCTCCTGGATGATGGGTGGCAGAGCCTTGATCAATGACCCGATCTGA
- a CDS encoding fungal specific transcription factor domain-containing protein (predicted protein) yields the protein MAASCLRLICPLLILDLKAEDQPLERAQGALLLSYQASPDDPQIGSLLLANAIQNALILGKPTKPSISVERSTIKRLWWSVLLRDRWISLALRRRSQLTPKDFDPENNPLEEADFGKEIQESKVYDVHTKRILFTALKQQCRLAIIITDMVSLIFSSCDGSSMGLPSKDFPACMSRCMKTRNRLRQWETETRYALSTAPPEVHHSVMSFIKMTYVYYQYPACAISFLTKSTDSPVGEQTGIRWMANSGGGD from the exons ATGGCAGCAAGTTGTCTTCGGCTAATTTGCCCATTA CTTATACTAGACCTCAAGGCTGAAGACCAGCCGTTAGAGAGGGCACAAGGAGCTTTGTTGCTCTCTTACCAAGCCTCCCCAGACGACCCTCAGATCGGTAGTTTACTTCTTGCCAATGCGATACAGAATGCCCTTATCCTCGGAAAACCAACGAAGCCATCCATCAGTGTAGAGAGATCAACTATCAAACGTTTATGGTGGTCGGTCCTGTTGCGCGACCGATGGATTTCTTTAGCCCTTCGCCGACGCAGCCAACTCACGCCGAAGGATTTCGATCCAGAGAACAATCCACTAGAGGAGGCAGACTTTGGCAAGGAGATACAGGAATCCAAGGTATACGATGTGCACACCAAGCGGATTCTTTTCACGGCACTCAAGCAGCAGTGCCGTCTAGCAATTATCATTACCGATATGGTGTCCCTGATTTTCTCATCGTGCGATGGTTCTTCAATGGGTTTGCCCTCAAAGGACTTCCCGGCATGTATGAGTAGATGTATGAAGACCAGAAATAGATTGCGCCAATGGGAAACAGAGACGCGGTATGCTCTCTCGACTGCGCCTCCTGAAGTGCATCATTCGGTGATGTCGTTCATCAAAATGACCTATGTTTATTATCA GTACCCTGCTTGCGCTATATCCTTCTTGACAAAGAGCACTGACTCGCCGGTCGGTGAACAGACTGGCATTCGTTGGATGGCCAATAGTGGTGGCGGCGATTGA